From Phaeocystidibacter marisrubri, the proteins below share one genomic window:
- a CDS encoding glycosyltransferase family 2 protein: MANSVDISVVIPLYNEEESLPELYAWIVKVMTENNFSFEVFFMNDGSTDSSWEVIQKLHNEDPEHVRAIRFRKNQGKSAALNVGFKKTKGDVVITMDADLQDSPDEIPDLYKMIMEDGWDLVSGWKKKRHDPLSKTIPTKLFNWATRKMSGIYLHDFNCGLKAYKGEVVQNVDVTGEMHRYIPILAKNAGFPKITEKVVVHQARKYGTTKFGLDRFINGFLDLLTLYVVTRFSKRPMHFFGLIGTLMFFIGFVAMVGLIAWKFWKLSAGGDPGLIADNPLFYMFLTSMLLGTQLFTTGFLAELMSRNSAKTVDYTIDETLGE; this comes from the coding sequence ATGGCAAATTCTGTAGATATTTCGGTGGTTATCCCTCTCTACAACGAAGAGGAAAGCTTGCCAGAACTCTATGCTTGGATTGTTAAAGTCATGACGGAGAATAATTTCTCTTTCGAGGTTTTCTTCATGAATGATGGTTCTACGGACTCCTCTTGGGAGGTGATTCAGAAGCTTCATAACGAAGATCCTGAGCACGTTCGCGCCATCCGTTTCCGCAAGAATCAAGGCAAATCAGCTGCACTGAACGTTGGTTTTAAAAAGACGAAAGGCGATGTGGTGATTACCATGGATGCCGATCTTCAAGATAGTCCAGACGAAATTCCAGATCTCTATAAGATGATTATGGAAGACGGTTGGGATTTGGTTTCAGGATGGAAGAAAAAGCGTCATGATCCGCTCTCGAAAACCATCCCTACCAAACTGTTCAATTGGGCCACTCGCAAGATGTCGGGTATTTACTTGCACGACTTCAACTGTGGCCTGAAGGCTTACAAAGGCGAGGTGGTTCAGAACGTTGACGTTACCGGTGAAATGCACCGCTATATTCCCATTTTGGCAAAGAATGCGGGCTTCCCTAAAATCACCGAAAAGGTGGTGGTGCATCAAGCGAGGAAGTATGGCACAACCAAGTTTGGACTCGACCGTTTTATCAATGGATTTCTGGATTTGCTCACACTATACGTGGTTACTCGATTCAGCAAGCGTCCCATGCATTTCTTTGGATTGATAGGAACCTTGATGTTCTTTATCGGCTTTGTTGCAATGGTGGGCTTGATTGCCTGGAAGTTCTGGAAATTAAGCGCAGGCGGTGATCCTGGATTGATTGCCGATAATCCTCTCTTCTATATGTTCTTGACTTCCATGTTGTTAGGTACTCAGCTATTCACAACAGGCTTTTTGGCAGAATTGATGTCTAGAAATTCTGCGAAGACGGTGGATTATACCATCGACGAAACGCTAGGTGAATGA
- the fsa gene encoding fructose-6-phosphate aldolase — MKFFIDTANLDQIREAQDLGVLDGVTTNPSLMAKEGISGQENVINHYKAICDIVDGDVSAEVISTDYEGIIKEGMALAELNPKIVVKVPMIKDGVKAIRYFSDQGIKTNCTLVFSAGQALLAAKAGATYVSPFIGRLDDISTDGLDLIEKIRVIYDNYGYETEILAASVRHPMHIIECAEIGADVMTGPLSAITALLKHPLTDIGLQQFLADHAKSNS, encoded by the coding sequence ATGAAGTTTTTCATTGACACTGCTAACCTCGATCAGATTCGCGAAGCTCAAGATTTGGGCGTATTGGACGGGGTAACTACCAACCCATCGCTCATGGCCAAAGAAGGCATCAGCGGTCAGGAAAATGTAATCAACCACTACAAGGCAATTTGCGATATCGTGGATGGCGATGTAAGTGCTGAAGTGATTTCTACCGACTACGAAGGAATCATTAAAGAGGGTATGGCTCTAGCTGAACTCAATCCAAAAATCGTTGTGAAGGTTCCTATGATCAAAGACGGTGTTAAAGCCATCCGCTACTTTAGTGATCAAGGCATCAAGACCAACTGTACATTGGTATTCTCTGCCGGACAGGCTCTTCTTGCTGCCAAAGCAGGTGCAACATACGTTTCGCCATTTATCGGTCGCTTGGATGATATCTCAACGGATGGTCTTGACCTCATCGAGAAAATCCGTGTGATTTATGACAACTACGGTTACGAAACTGAAATTCTAGCCGCTTCTGTTCGTCACCCAATGCACATCATTGAGTGCGCTGAAATTGGTGCAGACGTAATGACGGGTCCTCTAAGTGCTATCACTGCTCTTTTGAAGCACCCATTGACAGACATCGGCCTACAGCAATTCTTGGCAGACCACGCAAAGTCAAATTCATAA
- a CDS encoding AMP-binding protein, whose protein sequence is MTIHPEFKLTHKNRAITREEVSVQFPEVAQFLEEWSNEHTYITLQTSGSTGVPKKVVIEKSVMWHSAGATLKALDLDRPLRALLALSASYIAGKMMLVRAMRGGWTLEIAAVSSNVLSEVEGEFSFAALVPMQVEAGLHHLLKYGVIIIGGAPVGVSLRKKLEQVDSAIYETYGMTETVSHIAIKKIESGGKNLFHALPGVHFSANENDCLVIHAPEWNQSNLVTTDVVEWVSPTTFRWLGRADFVINSGGVKIHPEEVETTIERNLGIHGFLVGIPDETMGMKAVFVVDEEPSIPLDFDFLSPYHRPKEVVVISTFPRTATDKIDRRALADHAARDLA, encoded by the coding sequence ATGACTATTCACCCTGAATTCAAGCTGACACACAAGAACAGAGCGATAACAAGAGAGGAAGTGTCCGTACAATTTCCCGAGGTTGCTCAGTTCTTGGAGGAGTGGAGTAATGAGCATACCTACATTACCTTGCAAACCAGCGGTAGTACTGGAGTTCCCAAGAAGGTCGTGATCGAAAAATCAGTGATGTGGCATTCTGCTGGTGCGACTTTAAAAGCTTTAGATTTAGATCGACCCCTACGAGCTCTCTTAGCCTTATCTGCTTCGTACATTGCCGGCAAAATGATGTTGGTAAGAGCCATGAGAGGGGGGTGGACTTTAGAAATCGCGGCTGTCTCTTCTAATGTTCTTTCGGAAGTAGAAGGCGAGTTTTCCTTTGCCGCTCTCGTACCCATGCAAGTGGAGGCTGGGCTTCATCACCTTCTCAAATACGGTGTAATTATTATTGGAGGAGCACCAGTAGGGGTGAGTCTGCGAAAGAAACTGGAACAAGTGGATTCAGCTATTTACGAGACCTACGGAATGACGGAAACCGTATCCCACATTGCGATTAAGAAGATTGAATCGGGTGGTAAGAATCTATTTCACGCCTTGCCTGGTGTACATTTTTCCGCAAATGAGAATGATTGTCTAGTCATTCACGCTCCTGAATGGAATCAATCGAATTTGGTAACCACGGATGTGGTAGAGTGGGTGTCGCCAACCACCTTCCGTTGGCTGGGACGAGCAGATTTTGTCATCAATTCGGGTGGAGTGAAAATTCATCCTGAGGAGGTGGAAACCACCATAGAGCGAAACCTAGGGATACACGGATTCCTTGTTGGAATACCCGATGAAACCATGGGAATGAAAGCAGTTTTTGTGGTGGATGAAGAACCATCCATCCCATTGGATTTTGATTTTTTATCGCCCTACCATCGTCCCAAGGAAGTGGTTGTGATTTCCACTTTTCCTCGTACTGCTACGGATAAAATAGATCGAAGAGCACTGGCGGACCATGCCGCCAGAGATTTGGCTTAG
- a CDS encoding type II 3-dehydroquinate dehydratase, which translates to MKIQIINGPNLNLLGRREPEIYGNENFITYLERLRMEFPKVDLSYFQSNSEGELVTQIQMAGFDADYIILNAAGYSHTSIALADAISLVPAPVIEVHISNVFAREEFRKNLMTATKCMASITGFGLDGYALAISACLRKGKG; encoded by the coding sequence ATGAAAATCCAAATAATTAATGGTCCCAATTTGAATCTCTTGGGACGTCGTGAGCCTGAAATTTATGGTAACGAAAACTTTATCACCTACTTGGAACGCCTGCGCATGGAGTTCCCCAAGGTGGATTTGAGCTACTTTCAAAGCAATTCGGAAGGTGAACTGGTCACCCAAATACAAATGGCAGGCTTTGATGCAGATTACATTATTCTCAATGCAGCCGGCTACAGCCACACTTCCATCGCACTCGCCGATGCCATTTCTTTAGTTCCTGCCCCGGTTATTGAAGTCCACATTAGCAATGTGTTTGCTCGAGAGGAGTTTCGAAAGAATTTGATGACTGCGACCAAGTGTATGGCCAGCATTACGGGCTTTGGACTAGATGGTTATGCCTTAGCTATTTCGGCTTGCCTTAGGAAAGGTAAAGGCTGA
- a CDS encoding formate--tetrahydrofolate ligase has product MKSDLEIAQSADIKPIREIAASVGVEESVLEPYGHFKAKLPLDLIDESKVEKAKLILVTAISPTPAGEGKTTVTIGLSEGLHFEGKKTVAALREPSLGPVFGLKGGAAGGGMSQVIPMEDINLHFTGDFAAIEKANNLLAAMIDNNIQAKPEVNLGLDGRTIRWKRVMDMNDRALRQIVCGIGGKANGIPREDGFNITAASEIMAILCMSNDRKDLQRRLGDIFVGFTFDKKPIYARDLKAEGAMAALLKDAIKPNLVQTLAGVPAVIHGGPFANIAQGTNSILATKMAMSLGDYVVTEAGFGADLGAEKFFHLKCRASGLKPAAVVVVATIRALRYHGGAPLSELNEPSLSRVQEGFGNLEKHLENMKTFGVQPVVAINQFVTDTDEETEWLKSKCESLGVRCEVSEGWAKGGEGVRNVAKAVIEEAESGKSNLKMLYDVEQTVEEKIEKIATTIYGADGVDFSAKAKADLREIDKLGLSNLPVCIAKTQKSFSDDDSLRNRPSGFRITVREFEFARGAGFIIAVVGNLMRMPGLPAEPAATRITVDANGTIDGLF; this is encoded by the coding sequence ATGAAATCGGATCTTGAAATCGCTCAAAGCGCAGATATAAAACCTATTCGTGAAATTGCCGCCTCTGTAGGGGTGGAAGAGAGTGTTTTGGAGCCTTACGGACACTTTAAAGCGAAACTCCCCCTTGATTTAATAGATGAATCGAAAGTGGAGAAAGCCAAACTAATTTTGGTTACCGCTATCTCCCCAACCCCCGCTGGCGAAGGGAAAACAACCGTAACTATCGGTTTGTCGGAAGGTTTACATTTTGAAGGAAAGAAAACAGTAGCAGCTCTACGTGAGCCAAGTCTTGGTCCTGTTTTTGGATTGAAAGGCGGTGCAGCCGGCGGTGGTATGTCGCAGGTGATTCCCATGGAGGATATCAATCTTCATTTTACAGGTGACTTTGCGGCTATTGAGAAAGCCAACAACCTCTTGGCTGCTATGATTGACAACAATATTCAAGCAAAGCCGGAAGTGAATTTGGGCTTGGATGGAAGAACCATTCGCTGGAAGCGTGTAATGGATATGAATGATAGAGCCCTCCGCCAAATCGTTTGTGGAATTGGAGGAAAAGCCAATGGTATTCCTCGTGAAGATGGTTTTAATATCACGGCAGCAAGCGAGATAATGGCCATTCTTTGCATGTCCAATGACCGAAAAGATCTTCAACGCAGGCTGGGCGACATCTTTGTTGGATTCACCTTCGATAAGAAACCGATTTATGCCAGAGACCTCAAAGCCGAAGGGGCAATGGCAGCACTGTTGAAAGACGCCATCAAACCGAACTTGGTTCAAACCTTGGCAGGAGTTCCTGCGGTTATCCACGGTGGTCCATTCGCTAATATTGCTCAAGGGACAAACTCTATCCTTGCTACGAAGATGGCCATGAGTTTGGGTGATTATGTGGTTACCGAAGCTGGATTTGGTGCTGATTTGGGAGCGGAAAAATTCTTCCACTTAAAGTGTAGAGCATCTGGATTGAAACCTGCAGCAGTAGTTGTGGTTGCTACCATACGCGCATTGAGATATCACGGCGGAGCGCCTTTGTCGGAGCTCAATGAACCGTCACTTTCACGAGTACAAGAAGGTTTTGGAAACCTTGAGAAGCACTTGGAGAATATGAAGACTTTTGGGGTTCAGCCGGTGGTTGCAATCAACCAATTTGTAACGGATACAGATGAAGAAACCGAGTGGTTGAAGTCGAAGTGCGAATCACTAGGCGTTCGATGCGAGGTTTCAGAAGGATGGGCGAAGGGCGGAGAAGGCGTTCGCAATGTTGCCAAAGCTGTAATTGAGGAAGCAGAGTCAGGCAAATCTAACTTGAAAATGCTCTACGATGTTGAGCAAACGGTGGAGGAGAAAATTGAAAAAATCGCTACCACCATTTATGGAGCGGATGGTGTGGACTTCTCCGCTAAGGCAAAAGCGGATTTACGAGAAATTGATAAGCTCGGACTATCTAATTTGCCCGTTTGTATTGCCAAGACGCAGAAGTCGTTTTCTGATGATGATTCGTTGAGAAATCGACCGTCGGGATTTCGTATTACCGTTCGCGAGTTCGAATTTGCTCGTGGAGCGGGATTCATCATAGCGGTTGTGGGGAACTTGATGCGCATGCCAGGTTTACCGGCTGAGCCTGCCGCAACTCGCATTACTGTTGATGCCAATGGTACAATTGACGGACTGTTTTAA
- a CDS encoding DUF4199 domain-containing protein translates to MDPLLKKVAVRYGGIMSAIAVLYLVIAYVVDPYYIMWEFVRYPLNIVLLIMSVLTFKKWNGGYSSFKETFSAWILPTIMTTAILIVVKLILFWGIDPNFVTELRGYEVQFQQYVAKLANPTPEQLQMQAEMLDEQLAVKTKVGLINEYLFLIVVNTIFGLLISAALTKAKPLDTK, encoded by the coding sequence ATGGATCCACTTTTAAAGAAAGTCGCTGTCCGTTATGGCGGAATCATGAGTGCCATTGCCGTCCTCTATTTGGTAATCGCCTACGTCGTGGACCCGTACTACATCATGTGGGAATTTGTTCGCTACCCGCTGAACATCGTGCTTTTGATCATGTCGGTTCTGACATTTAAGAAGTGGAACGGCGGTTATAGTTCGTTTAAAGAGACGTTTTCCGCTTGGATTTTACCTACAATCATGACAACGGCCATTTTGATAGTTGTCAAGTTGATTCTCTTCTGGGGAATTGATCCAAACTTTGTCACAGAATTAAGAGGATACGAAGTACAGTTCCAGCAATATGTTGCGAAATTGGCCAATCCAACACCCGAGCAATTGCAAATGCAAGCGGAGATGTTGGATGAACAACTGGCAGTGAAAACTAAAGTGGGTCTGATCAATGAGTACTTGTTCCTCATTGTTGTGAATACCATCTTTGGATTGTTGATTTCAGCTGCACTCACCAAGGCTAAGCCTTTAGATACGAAGTAA
- the xerD gene encoding site-specific tyrosine recombinase XerD — protein MTWERAEKDFFRYLKLERGLSANTLDAYSKDIAKLSKWAIEGGISVSSIQLEQLREFLKTLKNLSPRSQARLITSVKAFFRFLLYDESITSDPTELLEAPRIGQKLPDYLSHGEVLQMIHAIDRSTDEGERNRAILEVLYASGLRVSELIQLRLTDIHADRGFLRIIGKGDKERLVPIHAIALKALKLYIHQIRNHVDIQKGEEDIVFLSKRGKRMARSTVFTMIKNTAEKAGIRKSIGPHTFRHSFATALVNNGADLRVVQQLLGHESITTTEIYTHLNDTQLREAMDLHPWSDKA, from the coding sequence ATGACTTGGGAACGAGCAGAGAAAGATTTTTTCCGGTACTTGAAACTCGAACGAGGACTCAGTGCCAACACTTTAGATGCCTATTCGAAGGATATCGCCAAACTCTCCAAATGGGCTATTGAAGGTGGCATATCGGTTTCATCCATTCAACTGGAACAGCTTCGGGAGTTTTTGAAAACACTGAAGAACTTGTCACCTCGATCTCAAGCTCGACTCATCACCAGCGTCAAGGCCTTTTTCCGATTCTTGCTCTACGATGAATCCATCACTTCTGATCCCACAGAATTACTGGAGGCTCCGAGAATTGGACAGAAGTTACCCGATTATCTCTCCCACGGTGAGGTACTTCAAATGATTCATGCCATTGACCGTTCTACAGATGAAGGCGAACGAAATAGAGCCATTTTAGAAGTTCTGTACGCTAGCGGACTGCGTGTCAGCGAGCTCATTCAACTACGACTCACCGACATTCACGCCGATCGCGGATTTTTACGCATCATAGGAAAAGGCGATAAGGAAAGGCTCGTCCCCATTCACGCCATTGCACTGAAAGCACTAAAACTCTACATTCACCAAATCCGCAATCATGTGGATATACAAAAAGGTGAAGAAGACATCGTTTTCCTCTCCAAACGAGGCAAGCGAATGGCGCGGAGTACCGTTTTCACCATGATTAAGAATACAGCTGAAAAAGCAGGAATTCGAAAATCCATTGGTCCGCATACCTTCCGACATTCCTTTGCAACAGCACTCGTCAACAATGGCGCTGACCTTCGGGTGGTTCAGCAACTATTAGGACACGAATCGATCACCACTACGGAAATCTACACGCATTTGAACGATACGCAACTCAGAGAGGCAATGGACCTTCATCCTTGGTCGGATAAAGCTTAG
- a CDS encoding glycosyltransferase: MSHPRFSLIVPTFGRPEEVTEFLESLLEQDYDSFEVIISDGTPKDTLRPELERFLDQEVYPLTLHYEEYLPVSAARNDGAKIAIGDYFIFLDSDCIIPSGYLKAIDAYIEKNDPDIFGGPDAAHADFTTLQKAISYSMTSMLTTGGIRGKKSHVGTYHPRGFNMGMKRSAFEAVNGYSTFRCGEDIELSIRLIKAGYRTALIEDAHVFHKRRTSIRQFFKQVYRFGAARINIWKLHPEEMKLTHVFPLAFITYFIVSILAILSYYGSLLAIPMILYTLAVWVDATFQNKSIRVGSLAVITTVVMHAGYGWGFLKNYIHWSRHGEGMKL, encoded by the coding sequence ATGAGTCATCCTAGATTTTCACTAATCGTCCCCACTTTCGGTCGACCAGAAGAGGTTACCGAGTTTCTGGAAAGCTTACTCGAACAAGATTATGATTCGTTTGAAGTCATTATTTCAGATGGAACGCCCAAGGATACGCTTCGCCCTGAACTCGAGCGCTTTCTCGATCAAGAGGTATATCCGCTAACTCTTCACTACGAGGAGTATTTGCCTGTAAGCGCCGCCAGAAATGATGGAGCTAAAATTGCAATAGGGGATTACTTCATTTTCTTAGATTCAGATTGCATTATTCCATCGGGATATTTGAAGGCTATTGATGCCTACATCGAAAAGAATGACCCTGATATTTTCGGGGGACCCGATGCGGCACATGCAGATTTCACGACCCTTCAAAAGGCCATTTCATATTCCATGACTTCCATGCTCACTACGGGTGGAATTCGTGGGAAGAAATCACATGTGGGAACCTATCACCCCAGAGGATTTAATATGGGGATGAAGCGTTCTGCTTTTGAAGCAGTGAACGGTTATAGCACCTTCCGTTGCGGTGAAGATATAGAACTGAGTATTCGTTTGATAAAAGCGGGGTATAGAACAGCACTAATTGAAGACGCGCATGTATTCCACAAGCGCAGAACTAGTATCAGGCAGTTCTTCAAGCAGGTGTATAGATTTGGAGCGGCACGAATCAATATTTGGAAATTGCATCCGGAAGAAATGAAGTTGACGCACGTTTTTCCGCTCGCCTTCATAACGTATTTCATCGTTTCCATTCTCGCCATTTTGTCTTACTATGGAAGTCTGCTTGCAATTCCCATGATACTTTACACGTTAGCCGTTTGGGTAGACGCCACTTTTCAGAATAAGTCCATTCGCGTTGGTTCACTTGCAGTGATTACAACAGTTGTGATGCATGCTGGATATGGGTGGGGCTTTCTCAAGAACTACATTCATTGGTCAAGACACGGAGAAGGGATGAAACTCTAA
- a CDS encoding efflux RND transporter periplasmic adaptor subunit → MKKLTRVGLLLLLLLGVVYTMWYLYDKSQEDPIVYETEAVDFGNIVQKTVATGKVVPREEIDIKPQVSGIIDELFVEPGDHVGKNDLIAKVQVIPDMVSLNNAENRVNVAQLNFDQAKRDFDRQQRLHEQKVVSDQAFQSSQLQFQNAQAELEAAKDNLQIIREGATQKSGSSSLTLIRSTVEGMVLAVPIKKGNQVIESNTFNDGTTVATVADMNDMIFEGFIDESEVGKLSTGMDLVISVGAIQNETFSAKLKYIAPKGTEENGAIQFEIKADVSLDTSQFIRAGYSANADIVLSSRDSVMRLDEKLLQFDGDQPFVEVKVGDQSFERRDVELGLSDGLKVEVLSGLTAEDQIKVWNIR, encoded by the coding sequence ATGAAAAAACTCACTCGCGTAGGATTGCTCCTCCTTCTTCTTCTTGGTGTGGTATATACCATGTGGTATTTATATGATAAGTCTCAAGAAGATCCCATTGTATATGAAACTGAAGCCGTTGACTTTGGCAACATCGTTCAAAAGACGGTAGCAACAGGTAAGGTGGTTCCCCGTGAAGAAATTGATATCAAACCTCAAGTTTCAGGAATTATCGATGAGCTCTTTGTTGAACCTGGAGATCACGTCGGGAAGAATGATTTAATTGCCAAAGTTCAGGTGATTCCAGACATGGTTTCATTGAATAATGCTGAGAATAGAGTGAATGTAGCTCAGCTAAATTTCGACCAAGCGAAAAGAGATTTTGATCGTCAGCAACGCCTGCACGAACAAAAGGTCGTTTCGGATCAAGCATTTCAAAGCTCTCAGTTGCAATTCCAAAATGCACAGGCGGAGTTGGAAGCTGCAAAGGATAACCTCCAAATCATTCGTGAAGGTGCTACACAAAAGTCTGGTAGCTCGTCACTTACCTTAATTCGCAGTACTGTTGAAGGAATGGTGCTGGCAGTTCCCATCAAGAAAGGAAATCAAGTCATCGAATCGAATACGTTCAACGATGGTACTACCGTAGCCACAGTAGCTGATATGAACGATATGATCTTTGAAGGTTTTATCGATGAATCAGAGGTGGGAAAACTAAGCACAGGAATGGACTTGGTGATTTCCGTAGGAGCCATTCAGAATGAGACTTTCTCCGCTAAACTGAAGTACATCGCTCCAAAAGGAACGGAAGAGAACGGCGCTATTCAATTTGAGATTAAAGCCGACGTTTCACTGGATACCTCTCAGTTTATTCGAGCGGGTTATTCAGCCAATGCCGATATTGTTTTGTCTAGCCGTGATAGCGTGATGCGTTTAGATGAAAAACTCCTTCAATTTGATGGTGATCAGCCTTTCGTGGAAGTAAAGGTGGGCGATCAAAGCTTTGAGAGAAGAGACGTAGAGCTCGGATTGAGCGACGGTCTTAAAGTGGAAGTGCTTTCAGGGCTTACGGCCGAAGATCAAATCAAAGTCTGGAATATCCGCTAA
- a CDS encoding L-threonylcarbamoyladenylate synthase, with product MADLLRIHPDNPPQNLIDKAVKVLKDGGLVIFPTDSVYAIGADIRQPKALERLARIKGASLDKVDLSFIFPDLSHLSEYTRQFDTSTYKRLKRALPGPFTFILESNNTIPKIFKSKKKTIGIRVPDNNIARVLALSLDNPLASTSVHDDDEVIEYTTDPSLIQEKYDHLVDLVIDGGYGDNEASTVIDLSNGEIEIIRLGKGDPNDIY from the coding sequence ATGGCCGACTTACTTCGCATACATCCAGACAATCCTCCTCAGAATTTAATTGACAAAGCGGTAAAGGTTTTAAAGGACGGTGGACTGGTTATTTTCCCGACAGATTCCGTCTATGCAATAGGTGCTGATATTCGTCAACCTAAGGCACTGGAACGATTAGCAAGAATCAAGGGAGCATCACTAGATAAGGTGGATCTCTCTTTTATCTTCCCAGATCTGAGTCACCTGAGTGAATACACTCGTCAGTTTGACACGTCTACTTATAAACGTTTGAAGCGTGCGCTTCCAGGTCCTTTTACCTTCATCCTGGAATCCAATAACACGATTCCAAAGATTTTTAAAAGCAAGAAGAAAACCATTGGTATTCGCGTGCCCGACAACAATATAGCTCGTGTATTGGCGCTCTCGCTCGACAATCCTTTGGCATCTACCTCGGTGCACGATGACGATGAGGTGATTGAATACACCACTGATCCCAGCCTTATTCAGGAGAAGTACGACCACCTCGTTGATTTGGTTATTGACGGAGGATATGGTGACAATGAAGCTTCTACGGTAATCGATTTGTCGAACGGAGAGATTGAAATTATCCGTTTGGGAAAAGGAGACCCGAACGACATCTACTAA
- a CDS encoding endonuclease, translating into MKRMNLTLKALLLASGAISAQSLEVSPSQLQFGYVLETTPDSLQVMIHNKTPNQVDLDLNLSREVYGDDAFRFNPNTVSIAPLDSTPVWVVFSPIHNVDYSGNILFADNGPAGAVSLEVNAQGRYSKSYYAPTENLNEEALKSALNTLLAQNYSSLSYDGARDQMYGSIDNVGGDVECVYTGRVATFNDRPGANANNFNCEHTFPQGFFNSAQPMRSDIHHLYPTDAAVNSRRNNHPFGMVANPSWTGGGSKYGNSVFEPRDAHKGAAARAMLYFVIRYQDYQNFFAPQEAILKAWNEQFTPSAFEKGRNDDVYAIQNNRNPFVDYPQMVRRINNFVTNSSAPVDFELSLANDTLYLPVDAQANHNVIFRTAVLNTGNQPVFVQPFPTGLSNLNYTNGTDQPETLLPGEGKVLELIYSYSGVFNSDTTIRLATNLPSGFVNIPIRSTPFALSNAEWSEAIGTLYPNPANDVVYLPEGTESVEVFDVNGRVHYSGQGATLHVSEWIEGVYTVRYKLKDQYVTERLVVTHL; encoded by the coding sequence ATGAAACGAATGAACCTGACGCTCAAAGCCTTGCTTCTTGCAAGTGGCGCTATTTCTGCCCAATCTCTTGAAGTATCTCCTTCACAATTGCAATTCGGTTACGTTTTAGAAACTACTCCGGATAGCCTTCAAGTAATGATTCACAACAAAACTCCGAATCAAGTGGATTTGGACTTGAACCTGAGTCGCGAAGTATACGGAGACGATGCCTTTCGTTTTAATCCGAATACGGTGAGCATTGCTCCTTTGGATTCAACTCCAGTTTGGGTGGTATTTAGTCCAATTCACAATGTGGATTACAGCGGTAATATCCTCTTTGCCGATAATGGTCCCGCAGGTGCAGTCTCTCTAGAGGTGAATGCACAAGGAAGATATTCGAAATCGTACTATGCTCCTACTGAGAACTTAAATGAGGAAGCCCTAAAGTCTGCCTTGAATACTTTACTTGCGCAGAATTACAGTTCGCTTTCGTACGATGGAGCTCGCGATCAGATGTATGGATCCATCGACAATGTAGGTGGAGATGTGGAATGCGTGTATACCGGAAGGGTAGCGACATTCAACGATAGACCTGGCGCGAATGCGAACAACTTCAACTGTGAGCACACTTTTCCGCAAGGCTTCTTCAACTCCGCTCAACCCATGAGAAGTGACATTCACCATTTGTATCCTACCGATGCAGCGGTGAACAGCCGAAGGAATAATCACCCTTTTGGAATGGTTGCCAATCCTTCATGGACAGGGGGAGGAAGTAAATATGGCAATTCTGTATTTGAACCTCGCGATGCTCATAAAGGAGCAGCAGCACGTGCCATGTTGTACTTCGTTATTCGATACCAAGACTATCAGAACTTCTTTGCCCCACAAGAGGCGATTCTTAAAGCCTGGAATGAGCAGTTTACTCCTTCGGCTTTTGAAAAGGGGAGAAACGATGATGTTTACGCTATTCAGAACAACAGAAACCCATTTGTTGATTATCCACAAATGGTCCGCCGAATCAACAACTTTGTGACAAATTCCTCTGCACCTGTTGACTTTGAATTGTCGCTCGCCAACGACACCCTCTACCTGCCCGTAGATGCACAAGCCAACCACAACGTGATATTCAGAACGGCCGTTTTGAACACCGGAAATCAACCGGTTTTTGTTCAGCCTTTTCCAACAGGGTTGAGCAACTTGAATTATACTAATGGCACGGATCAGCCAGAAACACTCTTGCCCGGTGAGGGCAAAGTTCTGGAGTTGATTTATTCGTATTCCGGTGTATTCAATTCAGATACGACCATTCGCTTAGCTACTAATTTGCCTTCTGGTTTTGTGAATATTCCCATCCGATCTACCCCCTTTGCTCTTTCAAATGCAGAGTGGAGTGAAGCAATCGGAACTCTTTACCCCAATCCTGCCAATGATGTGGTTTACCTTCCAGAAGGTACGGAGTCGGTTGAGGTATTCGATGTAAATGGTCGAGTACATTATAGTGGACAAGGCGCTACTCTTCATGTAAGTGAGTGGATAGAAGGGGTATACACCGTTCGCTATAAACTAAAAGATCAGTACGTTACAGAACGACTCGTTGTCACCCATCTGTAA